In the Leptospira sp. WS4.C2 genome, one interval contains:
- the rsfS gene encoding ribosome silencing factor, producing the protein MPNISAETLEHLKKIKQTLIDKKCENIQFLDLKDVHSYLSLFVLATVKTETQGRSCAKDIDKYMKPLKLAVKRQNLADLPKDATGWILLDYGEICVHIMTDEMRTYYSLDRLWGDAAPIAV; encoded by the coding sequence ATGCCGAACATCAGTGCAGAGACATTAGAACATCTCAAAAAAATCAAACAGACATTAATTGATAAAAAATGTGAAAATATCCAATTTTTGGATCTGAAAGATGTACATAGTTATCTTTCCTTATTTGTCCTCGCGACTGTGAAAACAGAAACACAAGGTCGCTCTTGTGCCAAAGACATTGATAAATACATGAAACCTTTAAAATTGGCAGTCAAACGCCAAAACCTAGCCGACCTTCCGAAAGATGCCACAGGCTGGATTCTTCTCGATTACGGTGAAATTTGTGTACATATCATGACAGACGAAATGAGAACCTACTATTCGTTAGATCGTCTTTGGGGTGATGCCGCTCCTATTGCTGTATAA
- a CDS encoding LytR C-terminal domain-containing protein has protein sequence MLREAPKKQTIPAKTLLIAAGTFFLIALLFLIFRSKAGFSLDQKFSQSKRLPILFSVLGEKDEYLFSLYAEFYPNEKKAALFFVNPKTSFDDGDKSLKEKGSSAPSYVESVLEDTLDSNIPFKIVWTKTQFQNWVNLLGGLNLFFEPKSLHITKNYARNKQTYILDGEDTFDWMSSLSDESMISYIRRLEIQETVILTVLEAIHEKKDLLGKQRVAYLHSQMTTNLSLKEWETLVDFLKKEKIHFGVSEVPGEPMGRPKFKDEVLKANEETVKVAFHKFASELRSLSFSEGERARIEVLNGTPKNGLARYGKVLLNDKGLKVLSVDNAWDSSFKSSIILNRSGNTQYTDIISDTFQGRRVYFALRKDLGLDATVILGEDFQNSKD, from the coding sequence ATGTTACGTGAAGCGCCTAAAAAACAAACAATCCCTGCAAAAACTCTTTTGATCGCTGCAGGCACTTTCTTTTTGATTGCACTCCTTTTTTTAATCTTTCGCTCCAAAGCGGGGTTTTCTTTAGACCAAAAGTTTTCCCAAAGCAAACGATTGCCGATCCTTTTCTCCGTGTTAGGTGAAAAAGATGAATATTTATTTTCTCTTTATGCGGAATTTTACCCGAATGAAAAAAAGGCGGCGCTTTTTTTTGTAAATCCAAAAACCAGTTTTGATGATGGGGATAAATCTCTAAAAGAAAAAGGAAGTTCTGCACCGTCTTACGTAGAATCTGTTTTAGAAGATACTTTGGATTCTAATATCCCTTTTAAAATTGTTTGGACGAAAACTCAGTTTCAAAATTGGGTCAATTTACTTGGTGGACTCAATCTTTTTTTTGAACCAAAGTCTCTTCACATAACAAAAAACTACGCAAGGAACAAACAAACTTATATTTTGGATGGGGAAGATACTTTTGATTGGATGAGTTCTTTGTCAGATGAATCAATGATTTCCTATATCCGTAGGTTGGAGATCCAGGAAACGGTAATTCTAACTGTTCTTGAGGCAATTCACGAAAAAAAGGACTTACTCGGAAAACAGCGTGTTGCCTATCTCCACTCTCAAATGACAACCAACCTTTCCCTAAAAGAATGGGAGACACTTGTCGATTTTTTGAAAAAAGAAAAGATCCATTTTGGTGTTTCTGAAGTTCCAGGCGAACCAATGGGACGCCCCAAATTCAAAGATGAGGTTTTAAAAGCAAACGAAGAAACGGTCAAAGTTGCCTTTCATAAATTTGCCAGTGAACTTAGATCCCTTTCTTTTAGTGAAGGGGAACGAGCCCGGATTGAAGTATTGAATGGAACACCCAAAAATGGGCTTGCCAGATACGGGAAGGTGCTTCTGAATGATAAGGGTCTGAAAGTTCTCTCCGTTGACAATGCATGGGATTCTAGTTTTAAATCCAGTATCATCTTAAACCGCTCCGGAAACACACAGTACACGGATATTATCTCCGATACCTTCCAAGGACGAAGAGTTTACTTCGCTCTTAGGAAAGATCTGGGACTTGATGCCACCGTCATACTCGGGGAAGATTTTCAAAATTCCAAGGACTAA
- the yqeK gene encoding bis(5'-nucleosyl)-tetraphosphatase (symmetrical) YqeK, with product MKPSPFASLEEWTEFLTEEVPTHVTDTRFQHILRVAKYSESLAKVHSYPYPKKAYLAGLCHDITKQKKMDIHSQLFREFVLDTDGLPPQALHAFSAPLWLEREYGFVDSEIAKAISSHTLGNPDPSLLDKILYAADFLGSDYAFKQPDLTFWIQKTEENLDYGVFMKAFQTISFLMEKKEVIHPYTIHMYNLSAENLKGNQIDVT from the coding sequence ATGAAACCATCTCCTTTCGCATCACTAGAAGAATGGACAGAGTTCCTCACAGAAGAAGTGCCCACTCATGTCACGGATACTCGTTTCCAACATATCCTGCGGGTCGCAAAGTATTCTGAATCATTAGCAAAAGTCCATAGTTATCCTTACCCGAAGAAAGCCTACCTTGCAGGACTATGCCATGACATCACCAAACAAAAAAAAATGGACATCCATTCCCAGTTATTTCGGGAATTTGTTTTGGATACGGATGGCCTTCCTCCGCAGGCCCTTCATGCTTTTTCGGCGCCTTTATGGCTAGAGAGAGAATACGGTTTTGTCGATTCTGAAATCGCAAAAGCCATCTCTTCTCATACCCTAGGAAATCCAGATCCCTCCCTTTTGGATAAAATTTTGTATGCCGCGGATTTTTTAGGTTCCGACTATGCTTTCAAACAACCGGACCTTACTTTCTGGATTCAGAAAACAGAGGAAAATCTAGACTACGGTGTTTTTATGAAAGCTTTCCAAACGATTTCCTTTCTTATGGAAAAAAAAGAAGTCATTCATCCTTATACAATACACATGTACAACCTATCTGCGGAAAATTTAAAAGGAAACCAAATCGATGTTACGTGA